From one Henningerozyma blattae CBS 6284 chromosome 1, complete genome genomic stretch:
- the ERV15 gene encoding Erv15p (similar to Saccharomyces cerevisiae ERV15 (YBR210W) and ERV14 (YGL054C); ancestral locus Anc_6.102) encodes MHGAILFVFGMLVNCIDLFGQVHFTILYADLESDYINPIELCSKVNKLILPEACVQAFLTLLFLFTGHWIVFLVNLPIFAYNIKKISSRNYLLDATEIFRTLNKHKRESFLKLAFYAFMFFFYLWGMIMALINEADDDMVDV; translated from the coding sequence ATGCATGGTgctattttatttgtttttggTATGTTGGTGAACTGTATCGATCTATTCGGACAAGTTCATTTCACAATATTATACGCTGATTTGGAGAGTGATTATATCAATCCTATTGAGCTATGTTCTAAAGTGAATAAGTTAATCCTACCAGAAGCCTGTGTGCAGGCGTTTTTGacattattgtttttatttactgGCCATTGGATTGTCTTTCTAGTTAATTTGCCAATTTTTGcttataatattaagaaaatatcCAGTAGGAACTATTTGTTGGATGCAACAGAAATCTTTAGGACATTGAATAAGCACAAAAGAGAGAGCTTTTTGAAATTAGCGTTTTATGCGTTtatgtttttcttttatctATGGGGTATGATTATGGCATTGATAAATGAAGCAGATGATGATATGGTTGATGTGTGA
- the AME1 gene encoding Ame1p (similar to Saccharomyces cerevisiae AME1 (YBR211C); ancestral locus Anc_6.103), whose amino-acid sequence MDQRRLLKLQQRLRGSNRLPDAASLATSAKVTKPSPKPNLSFTNVFETSDSTLDVTIGSNTTIARNTTVDPQYEAALPSKLLSNASPAPSAGALPPDSPPDSPPVLATNSSPPYIDPDFNILLTPPTETTYNSTTYNSTTYNSTTHNSTTHNTPANPPVENNQLTSFNFNHYSLNQLNSSIVSITTIDLLTSIFKNIFHSNLIPKATDEFNNTRRHSTLLQKLLLKLDVKIFSDFISKVILSANFLLDLNLSNNLIVKKIKLLHKTKEYLNNAIWEKRSLLNQLKFTYFQLSTKNHDPTHLLQLNQSIKHLNHSILNPSDPSNQIPPQHHPRSSTALINLINPNNGLLQKIKNLNIQLKKNLQNIS is encoded by the coding sequence ATGGACCAGAGACGATTGCTCAAACTGCAACAGCGTCTTAGAGGCAGCAACAGACTACCCGATGCCGCCTCTCTTGCTACTTCCGCCAAAGTGACAAAACCCTCGCCCAAGCCGAACCTGTCCTTTACCAATGTCTTTGAGACTTCCGACTCTACACTCGATGTCACCATCGGCAGCAATACTACCATTGCTAGAAACACAACAGTGGATCCACAATACGAAGCAGCATTACCCAGCAAGCTGCTATCCAACGCCAGCCCTGCGCCCAGCGCCGGCGCTTTGCCCCCCGATTCGCCCCCCGATTCGCCTCCAGTATTGGCAACAAATTCTTCCCCCCCCTACATCGACCCAGATTTCAACATTCTTTTGACACCACCCACGGAAACTACATACAACTCCACCACATACAACTCCACCACATACAACTCCACCACACACAACTCCACCACACACAACACACCTGCTAATCCACCCGTGGAAAACAACCAACTCACTAGTTTCAATTTCAACCACTACTCTCTAAACCAACTAAACTCCTCCATCGTTTCCATCACCACCATCGACCTTCTAACCTCCATCTTCAAAAACATCTTCCACTCCAACCTAATCCCCAAAGCCACGGATGAATTCAACAATACCCGCCGCCACTCAACgttattacaaaaattattgctCAAACTAGACGTCAAAATCTTTTCCGATTTCATATCAAAAGTTATACTCTCCGCAAACTTCTTGCTAGATCTCAACCTCTCGAACAACTTGATCGTTAAAAAGATCAAGCTTCTCCACAAGACAAAGGAGTATTTAAACAACGCCATCTGGGAAAAAAGATCTCTTTTAAATCAGTTGAAATTCACCTATTTCCAACTATCAACCAAAAATCATGATCCCACCCATTTATTGCAATTAAACCAATCAATAAAACACTTAAATCATTCAATATTAAACCCATCCGATCCATCCAATCAAATACCCCCGCAACATCACCCTCGCAGCTCCACCGCTCTAATCAATCTCATTAACCCCAACAATGGATTGTTacaaaaaatcaaaaatttaaatattcaattgaaaaaaaacttgcaaaatatttcttga
- the NGR1 gene encoding Ngr1p (similar to Saccharomyces cerevisiae NGR1 (YBR212W); ancestral locus Anc_6.104): MSLEIPHPPSTTVSSSAEPPRTLWMGDLDPHFDELTIQKIWHVIHLPVSVKLIRAKKNLLIPCSSTDGLEGEPVASASASASASASASASTGASTGASASSSGSTGSADRISINGVSFIDPNTTQLHHAGYCFVEFANQVDAKFALSLNSSPIPNFYSSSISLHTNPNNNRNFRLNWASGATLNSSIPLTPEFSLFVGDLSPLVTEADLLSLFQKKFKSVKTVRVMTDPITGTSRCFGFIRFTDELERKNALIEMNGIWCNGRPLRVAYATPRNNSITNINNNLLQDEARTQAQLQLQQQLQLQSQQHSQQLSQQAHAHPQLQPLLMKTVNNILNTPSIPAPPSAAPSTTPTHNNNTLFITGKLQNLNEYHLLSMFSPFGKILHISIQNNPSSSTTTTPSSAAAAAAAAAAAASSSSSSSSSSSSLQDPFAIIVYENFKDADCAIKNMQGLTIGNSIKLNISWSLNDSQQEHNRSNSFEKQQPQFERQPPFDRANSFSYVLDNYMTSSSSSTSSFPMRNNSLNYLFSNPNTNTPQLPSPDATVISPQFNTNIPLQDNFATYNKNIYSNSTNSNTPPTNAPTNTNEVYFNRFAFP, from the coding sequence ATGTCCCTGGAAATCCCACATCCACCCTCCACCACTGTCTCCTCCTCGGCCGAGCCGCCGCGCACGCTGTGGATGGGCGACCTCGACCCACACTTCGACGAGCTCACCATCCAGAAGATCTGGCACGTGATCCACCTGCCGGTCAGTGTCAAGCTTATCAGGGCCAAGAAGAACCTGTTGATTCCGTGCTCGTCGACCGATGGCCTGGAGGGTGAGCCAGTGGCCAGCGCGAGTGCGAGTGCGAGTGCGAGTGCGAGTGCGAGTGCAAGCACTGGTGCAAGCACCGGTGCCAGTGCAAGCTCCAGTGGCAGCACCGGCTCTGCAGACCGCATCTCCATCAACGGCGTCTCCTTCATCGACCCAAACACCACCCAGCTCCACCATGCAGGCTACTGTTTTGTAGAGTTTGCCAACCAAGTAGACGCCAAATTCGCTCTCTCGCTCAACTCCTCGCCCATCCCCAACTTCTACTCCTCATCGATAAGTCTCCACACAAACCCTAACAACAACCGAAATTTCAGACTCAATTGGGCCTCTGGCGCCACTCTCAACTCGTCCATCCCTTTAACTCCCGAATTCTCTCTCTTTGTGGGCGACTTGTCACCTCTCGTCACAGAAGCCGATCTGCTCTCGTTATTCcagaaaaaattcaaatctgTCAAGACCGTGAGAGTCATGACAGATCCTATAACAGGCACTTCCAGATGTTTCGGCTTTATTCGCTTCACCGATGAATTGGAGAGAAAAAACGCCTTGATCGAGATGAATGGCATTTGGTGCAATGGTAGACCTCTGCGCGTCGCTTATGCAACTCCGAGAAATAATTCCATAACAAATATCAACAATAATTTGTTGCAAGATGAGGCAAGAACACAGGCGCAATTGCAATTGCAACAGCAGTTGCAATTGCAGTCACAACAGCACTCCCAACAGCTCTCCCAACAAGCGCATGCCCACCCTCAACTACAACCTCTGCTGATGAAAACTGTCAATAATATCCTCAACACTCCCTCGATCCCTGCTCCTCCCTCTGCTGCCCCGTCCACAACCCCTACTCACAACAACAACACTCTATTCATCACCGGTAAACTTCAAAACTTGAACGAATATCACTTGTTGTCCATGTTTAGTCCATTCGGCAAGATTTTACACATTTCAATCCAAAACAACCCTTCCTCttccaccaccaccacccCGTCCTCCGCCGCCGCCGCTGCTGCTGCCGCCGCCGCCGCCgcctcctcctcctcctcctcctcctcctcctcctcctcccTTCAGGATCCTTTTGCCATCATCGTTTATGAGAATTTCAAGGATGCAGATTGTGCTATCAAAAACATGCAAGGTCTTACCATCGGAAACTCCATCAAGCTCAACATTTCTTGGTCCTTGAACGATTCACAACAAGAACACAACAGATCAAACTCGTTTGAAAAGCAACAACCTCAATTCGAAAGACAGCCACCGTTTGATCGTGCAAACTCATTCTCCTACGTCTTGGACAACTACATGACAAGCTCTTCCTCTTCCACTTCATCTTTCCCCATGAGAAATAActctttaaattatttattttccaatCCAAATACAAACACTCCTCAGTTGCCCTCCCCTGACGCAACTGTCATTTCTCCACAAtttaatactaatattcCATTACAGGACAATTTTGCCACttataacaaaaatatttattccaATTCAACAAACTCAAACACACCGCCTACAAACGCCCCCACAAATACTAACGAAGTTTATTTCAATAGATTTGCTTTTCCTTAG